The Deltaproteobacteria bacterium CG11_big_fil_rev_8_21_14_0_20_49_13 sequence ACATGGAAGCGGTCGAACGCGTCTCTCTGGAATGCAACGGCATCGCCGCTATCTTGGGTTTTGTGTCGATGAACGAGCGTTCGACAGGGAAGGGTCTTTATAACTCTGCAGCGTTCGTCGAGGAAGGAAAGATAAAGTTCGTCCAGCATAAGGCGCTGCTTCCCACTTACGACGTCTTTGAAGAATCGCGGCACTTTGAGCCGGACATGAACCATAAGGTCCTAAGCCACAATGGCCTCAAGATCGGCATCACGATATGTGAAGACGTCTGGAGCACCGTGAATATCGGCGGAAGGAAACTTTATAACTATGATCCCGTAGAGACCCTTGTTAAAAGCGGTGCGGAGATCATAATAAACATTTCGCAGTCCCCCTTCTGGGTAGGCAAGATGCAGCTTCGCGAATCGCTTCTGACGCAGACGGCTACCAGGCACGCGACACCAATTATATATGTGAACGCCGTGGGCGGCAACGACGAGCTCGTCTTTGACGGCAGGTCCATTGTTGTCAGCGGTAAGGGCGAGATAGTCCATGAGTGTAGGGCGTTCGTCGAGGACTTCCATGTTGTAGACACCGAAAAGATGACGCCGCTTCAGATAAGGCCAAGGATGCCCGAGGTGGAGGAGCTTTATAAGGCATTAAGGCTCGGGCTTAAAGATTACGCTGCAAAGTGCCACTTCAAAAGCGCGGTAGTGGGCCTTTCGGGAGGTATCGATTCGTGCATAGTTGCGGCGCTTGCAAGGGATGCTCTTGGTGCGGAGAACGTTCTGGGAATAGCAATGCCATCTCCCTACTCAAGCAAAGAGAGCATTACCGATGCCGAGGCTCTGGCAAAGAATCTTGGCATCAACTTTGAGACGGTGCCGATAAGCGATATTTACGAGGCCTATCTTAAGTCCAGCGTTTTCAACTCAAGCACTTACGCACTCAAGCACTTAGGCACTTCTGAAGAGAACATCCAGGCCCGTATCCGCGGCAATATCCTGATGGCTATTTCGAACAGGACAGGCGCCCTCGTACTTTCAACAGGCAACAAGAGCGAACTGGCGGTAGGTTACTGCACGCTTTACGGCGATATGGCGGGAGGTCTGGCCCTCATTTCTGACGTCCCAAAGAGAAGCGTTTATGAACTTGCCCGTTATATAAACAGGGAAAGGGAGCTGATACCCAACGCTTCCATCACAAAGCCGCCTTCGGCGGAGTTAAGGCCCGACCAGAAAGATACCGATTCTCTTCCTCCTTACGATGTGTTGGATAAGATCCTAAAGTTCTACGTTGAAGAGTATGCAAGCGCGCAGACGATAATCGAGAAGGGTTTTGATAAAAAGATAGTTGAGGATATAGTCAAAAAGGTAGACCGCAACGAATACAAAAGACGCCAGGCCGCCCCGGGACTTAAGGTGACCAGCAAGGCCTTCGGCGCCGGTCGCAGGCATCCCATTGCGTGGAAGTATTAATTACGATCTTCCTACCTATCCCTTACAATATCTCCCTGCCTGAATGCTCCGCCTGATGTGATCATGCCGATGGAGAACTTTGGCATTACCTTAGATATTTGCATCTGACCTGCAAGCGTTTCTTCAACTCCGAGCGAGGCGCCGCTGTCTGGATCGACCAGCTCTTCCCCTGCCTTATATACCGTGAAAGTATCTCCAACCTTGACGCCGGCCGAACCGCCGGCATTCATATATATCCGGCCGCCTTTGGAGCTGATGACCTTTCCTTCCCACGGAAGTCTTTCCATGTTGTCGACTATCCAGTCGACACATTTATCCATTGCGCGTGAGAAAGTTTTTGCCAGCGTGCTTCTAAAATTTCCTCCGGCCGCGCCAAATCCTCCGCTTGCGCCTCCCAAGCCGAAGAGAGAAAGGGAACTCTGCGAACCGGCGCATTCCTTGGAACCCTTAATTTCCAAAGATGTCGTGTCGTACCATCTGATTATTAGCGAAACTTTTTTTGATGATAAGCCCAAAAGGCCGCCTCCAGCGCCTCCGCTACCCCAGCCGCCGCCTCCGCCCCCGAAAGAGCTTCCCTTTCCGGTACCCGTTACCATCCCCACAAAGAGCGCCTGTGCGGCCATCGCCTTGCCGGCCTCGGCGCCGGAGCCTCGCGACATGCCTGATTGTTTTGCCCCCTGTTCCCTCTCCGCGGCTCTGGCAAGCGTCATGTCAATTACCTTTCGGTCGCGCTCGACGACGATGAACTTTCCGGTGTTGACCAATTTATCGACCAGCATGTCGCCAAGGTTCGTGGCAACGTCGCTACCAAGCCTCATGTCTTCGACATCAAAGTCCGCCACGGCGACAACTTTCTTAAGCGACGTCTTCCCCGTTTCCTCTTTCTTGAATTCTTTTTTCTTTTCGCGCTTTACGGCAAAACTGTTCCCGGTTGAAAGGGTGAGCGCCATGATGGTAAGGGTTATTACTGAAAATATCTTTTTCATTTTTTCTCCTCGTTTGATAAGTTGCGGTTTTATAAAATATTTTACTGGCAATTTCAATCTCAATTTACTAAATGTCCAAAATAGTTCGGAACAAACATCAAGGGGGTTATCATGAAAAAGGTCTTTTTGTTGATGGTTGGCGCGGCTTTTATCCTTTCGGCGTGCGGTGGCAAAAGCTATACGTCCGGTGGCGTGAAATATAAGGTAAAAAAGGACAAAGTGGTCGAGGCCAGTTATGGCTCAAGGACGACCGCCAAATATTTCTATAAAAAGCCCCACGTCAAGAAGAACAAGAATTTCTACGTGACAGGTGCGGTCGATGTCCCAGGTGATAGCGCCCCGACAAGATGCGAGATCGCATCTGACCTGCAGGCAAAGATGGAACTTGCGAGCGAGCTCAACACCCGCATGGAGAATCAGCTCCAATATTCATCCGAAGGTTTCTCGATAGATCAGCAGTCGCTGAATCAAATAGCCACGCAGTCGACCAAGGTGGAGATGCTTCAGGGCATATATATAGATACAAGGTTCTGGGAGAAAAAGATCGTAAGGAACGGTCCGGACACATATGTTAAGTATACCTGCTACAGCAGGGCGGTGATGCCGATGAAGGCGTTCGAAGAACATACCGACAGGCTCTTGAAAGAGTACGAAGGGAAGAACAAGCTTTCACCTGAATTCCAGCAAAAGGTAGACGCCTCTTGGGACCGGTTCTTCAAACCGGTGGATGTGGATGACAATAAAGAGTACGCCATCGAATATCTGGAGAACATTCAATGAAAAAGATATTAATATTGGCAATGGTCCTTGTGTCGGCAACGGCATTCGCCAAACCGCCTAAATGGACGCAAAAGGTCCACTGGGAAGACGGGCAGTATGACTATTTCGTAGGCACCTCTTCGAAATCGAGCGGCGAAGATGTTGGCAGGCGGGAGGCCTACGACAACGCGATGGCGGAAGCCGTTCAGGCGCTCTTTGGTTTTTCAGGCAAGATGGACCTGGCTTCTTACACCAACCTCCAAAAAATACAGATATCCCAAGATGTCTTTATTTCAACGGGCGAGGTTCAGCTCAAGGCGGTGCCGGTCGATGTGTATGTTGAAAAAGTGAAAGCGCAAGGAACCACCTTATATAATGTATGGCGTTCTATTAAGGTCGGCAAAAAGGCCGCCAAGGAAGAGCTTGCAAGGCTTAAAAAACTGGCGGAAGAAAAGAAGACCGTTGAGGCAAAGGTCATCGCTCCGGAGCCCGGGCTTGTGGCGGTGGCCGTGGAAGGCAACTCTGTGATAACGAGAGACGACGAACCTTCGGCAAAGGCCGCAGCTATCCAGCGCGCCATCAAGCGCTCATGCGAAAAGCTTCTGGGCAAATGGTTCTATTCGGATACCCTTACCGACAATTACCCGAAGCTGAACAGTTTAGTTTACAGCCGCTGTTCTTCTTTTACCAAGAACTACGAGGTCAGGTCCGGCGGCGCCGAGGATAATGTTTATAAAGCGAACCTTACCGTTTATTTAAAGGAAGGGGATATCAAGAGGCGCCTGATGGAAGCGGGGCTTTACAGACAAAAATTCCCGATGCAGACGACCATCTCATCACCGGCGCCCGCACAGGCGCCTGAGGGCGGTGCAACAGAGGATCCAAAAAGCGAATGAGAAAATAACAGCCGCTCATCCTGAGCCTGTCGAAGGATGAGCGTTAAGGGGAATCATATGAAAAAAGTGATACTGTCATCGATCGTGCTTTTACTTTCGTTTTCGGCATTTGCATCTGTCGTTACCATTGAAGGAAAATCGGTCATCATTCCGGACGATGCGGAAAAGACAAAAGAGAAGGCCCTTGAAGCCACTCTCCAAAAGGCTGTGGAGGTCTTTGTTGCAGGGCGTGTTACAAGGCCTACGGCGGATGCCAATTACGCAAAGCTCCAGCCGGCGCTCTATGCACCTTTTAAAGATTTCGTAACCAAGTACGAGATAGTCTCCGAAATGGACGACCCCCAGTTCCATTATGTGAACGCCAAGGTAGAGGTAGACGACATAAAGGTCAACGGGCAGCTGGCGGCGCTAGGAATCCAGCCGGGTGTCGGTGGCAAGCCTCGCGTTGCGGTCATGGCATCGGAGCAGAATGTTGACGGCTCGTGGGTCCGCTCGTTCTACGGTTCGATATATTCTTCGAGGGGAAATGCCGCGATGACCGAAGCCGACTTTAATATCTGCGAAGGCTCTGTTATGGGCGCATTCTCCGGCGCTGGATTTCCGGTCATAGACATGGCGATGGACCCGACCCAGGTGAAGAAGGCCTATCAGTATAAACCGGTCTTTGATCGTTACGACGAGAATCTGTTCAACATCTCTAACGACAACGCCTCAAAGCTCGCGAGGGTGGTCGATAATGATGTCGAACTAGTTGTAACGTGCACGGCGCTTGCAAAGAGCCAGGGGAAGACGAGTGCCCATATGAACAGCGTGCTTGCAAATGTCAGTTGCAAGGCCGTTAACGTAAAGAACAATACGCGCGTTGCCTACGCCAGAGCGTTTGCCGCCGCACCTCACATCGACCCGATAACAGGCGGCAATCTGGCGCTTGAAAAGGCCTGCAAAGAGGTGGGCGATAAATTAACCGCCGCCTTGGCGGACAAGTTCAGGTAAACTATGCCAAAGATAGAAACGCTCTACTCAAAAGAGGTTATACAAAAAAGGGTCCTGGAAGTTGCCGGCGAGATAAATAAGGACTATGGGACCGGCAAAGAACTTACTGTTGTTGGTGTTCTAAAGGGTGCATTCATGTTCATGTCGGACCTTGTTAAGCACCTTGAAATGCCCGTCAGATGCGACTTTTTAAGGGTTGTATCGTACGACCATGATGTTTCTACAGGCAATGTGAGGATGGAGTTCGATCTTACCCAGCCTGTCCATGACCAAGACGTCCTTCTGGTAGAGGATATAGTCGATACAGGCAGAACTCTTCGGTATCTCCTTGAACATATTCATGCAAAGAAACCGCGCTCGTTGAAGGTTGCGAGCCTTCTATATAAAGATGTCGGTCATGTGCGTGAGCTTGTCAACTACGTCGGATTCGATGTCCCAAACAAATATGTCATAGGTTACGGACTCGATTCCGAAGGCCTCTACAGGTCCCTTCCTTATGTCGGTGTGTACAAAAAATAGTTCAGTTGTCCAATTTCCGTCAGTTTTGAAAACAGTTAACAGGTTAACAGGTTTCCATGTTTGCAAGTTTGCGGATAATTATTCTTTTATATTTCAATGTGTTTTCTTCCACAACCTGCTAACGTCAACCCGCCAACTTCCTTTTGGCACGAGTCTTGCTTATCTAATCAGGCATGAAAACTTATATCATACTAATGATGGTCCTCTTTGCCGGCTGCGGTTCGACCGATCTTATAACTTTGCCTTCTTTATCTTCCCTCCAGCCGCAAGTCATAAGTGTTGCGCCAAAGGCAAACAGTACGGTCGGTGTCAAGACGACTGTCACCGCCAAGTTC is a genomic window containing:
- a CDS encoding NAD+ synthase is translated as MKIAIAQVNSTIGDFGGNTAKMIAAVKKAKAEGAALVVFPEMVTTGYPPRDLLEKPYFVMKNMEAVERVSLECNGIAAILGFVSMNERSTGKGLYNSAAFVEEGKIKFVQHKALLPTYDVFEESRHFEPDMNHKVLSHNGLKIGITICEDVWSTVNIGGRKLYNYDPVETLVKSGAEIIINISQSPFWVGKMQLRESLLTQTATRHATPIIYVNAVGGNDELVFDGRSIVVSGKGEIVHECRAFVEDFHVVDTEKMTPLQIRPRMPEVEELYKALRLGLKDYAAKCHFKSAVVGLSGGIDSCIVAALARDALGAENVLGIAMPSPYSSKESITDAEALAKNLGINFETVPISDIYEAYLKSSVFNSSTYALKHLGTSEENIQARIRGNILMAISNRTGALVLSTGNKSELAVGYCTLYGDMAGGLALISDVPKRSVYELARYINRERELIPNASITKPPSAELRPDQKDTDSLPPYDVLDKILKFYVEEYASAQTIIEKGFDKKIVEDIVKKVDRNEYKRRQAAPGLKVTSKAFGAGRRHPIAWKY
- the hpt gene encoding hypoxanthine phosphoribosyltransferase; its protein translation is MPKIETLYSKEVIQKRVLEVAGEINKDYGTGKELTVVGVLKGAFMFMSDLVKHLEMPVRCDFLRVVSYDHDVSTGNVRMEFDLTQPVHDQDVLLVEDIVDTGRTLRYLLEHIHAKKPRSLKVASLLYKDVGHVRELVNYVGFDVPNKYVIGYGLDSEGLYRSLPYVGVYKK